The Posidoniimonas polymericola genome segment GCGGCGACCAGACCGCCGACCCGGTGCGGCTGAAGCTCGCCCAGATCTGCGTGGTCGAGCTCGGCAAGCCGGCCCGGGCGATGGACCTGCTGCACGCCATCGACGCCAAGGCGCTGCCGGCCGAGCACCTGAAGCTCGCCAAGAAGATCGCCGCCAAGGCCCGCGTGCTGCAGCAAGAGGGCGAGCTCGAACTCGACGACGGCGTTTGGTGAGTGGCGTTTGGTGAAAACACTCCCTCCCCCTCCGGGGGAGGGCCGGGGTGGGGGTGACGTGGGTACCCGGGTTCCTCTCAAGGGAAGCCGACTACCGGGGCGCCCCCGGAGAGGGAGGGAAACCCTTTAGTCCTCTGCCTTCAGCCGCCCGACGGTCGACTGGAAGTACTTCTTGCGACGCACCTCGTTGTCCTGGCTGGCGGCCGACTGCCGCTCGTTGAGGTCGTGCAGGTTCGCGACACACAGCCGGCAGCCGACAGTCTCGAGGTGGAACCGCACGTAGTCGGCGTGCCCGCGAGAGAGCACCCCCAACGCGTAGCTGCCGAGCTGCTCACGGCTGGGGCAGGTCAGCCGCCGCCGCCGCCACACCGCGCCCAGCGAGTGCACGCCGGCGTCCCGCCGGGCGTTGAGTTCAACCAGCCGCTCGGCCAGCGTCGGGTCGTCGCGCAGGGACTGCTCGATCGCCTGCATCCGCTCCGCGGGCAGGGCCTCGTCGAGGTACGCTTCGAGTTCGGCGGCGGTGTGCATGGTGGGGGTGGCTGGTAGGTGGTGGCTAGTAGCTACAGAAGATTTCGCCTCAACTCCCCCTCCCTCGCAGGGAGGGGCTAGGGGAGGGTGAAAGGTCTCAACCCCGGGTTGGCATGTTCAGCGTGTGAGTTTCAAAGGACAGGCCAGAGGACAGGTGAATTCAACCAACTTTGCGGCGGGTGACCCGCCCCCAGTCCCTCCCTCGCAGGGAGGGGGGAACTTGCGGGCGTAGCTTAGCTGCCGCCCAGCGTCCCTCAACCACCGCCTACTCCTCGTACAGCTCCGGGAAGATGTCTTCGCTGAGCTGCTGCTTGCGGACCTGCGAGCGGATTCGGGCAAGGAAGTCGTACTTGAAGTTGGCGACCTGCTGCTCGCTCAGCGTCAGCTCCTCGGCGACCTGCTTGTTGCCCCAGCCGCGGGTGAACAGCAGCTCCATCACCATAATCTTCTGGTAGTCGTCCTTCTCGCACCAGCGCTCGAACTGGTCCTCGAGCGCCTCGGCCAGCGCCTGCTCCTCGAGGCCCTTGCGCTCGCCGCTGCGGGCGATGCTGCTCGCGCCGCGGGCCCCGCCGGGCAGGTCCCACGCCTCGCCATCGGAGCCGTCGGTCGAGCTGAGCGGCAGGGCAGGGCGGCGCCCCTCGCGGCGGAGGTAGTCGGTCAGCTTGTGGGCGGCGATCGAGAACAGGTAGCCCTCGAGCGGGCGGCGGGCGTCGTAGTTGGGCAGGCTAGTCAGGAAGCCGATGAAGGTCTCCTGCACGACGTCCTCGCTGGCGGCGCGGCGCCGCAGGCGGCTCTCGACGAACGCCAGCAGCCGGCCCTCGTACTCGCCGATCAGCCGGTTCCAGGCGTCGGGCTTGCCGAGGCGGATCTGTTCGATCAGCAGGGCGTCGGGGTTGGTCGCTTCGGGCATATCGGGGATTGGGTTCGCCGGGACCGGCCACTAGATGACAATGCCCATGGCTTCGAGGACAACGGCCAGTAGTAACACCCCGATTATCGCTGCCGGCACGCCGATAAACAACCGCTTGGTGTAGTAGCCCTTGGTCGCCTCGTCGAGCTTCAAGAGGCCGAACACGCCCCCCAGTAGCAGCAGGACCGCCCCCGTGAGCAGCGTGAGCCCGTTTACTAGATCCCCCCGCCGCCACACCTTGTAGGCGTGGTCGAGCTGGTCAGAAAAGTCCTGGTCGAACTCCAGCCGCAGGTACAGCACCTTCATGTCCTGGCCCGCCCCCGGGGAGTAGACCGATTCGACATGCTGGTCGACAGCGATATCGCGGAGCAGCGTTCCCTCGGAAAAGCCTAGGAGCCGCAGCAACTCTGGCGAAGGCTGGCGTGGCAGACGACGCCCGGCGAACTCGCACGCACTCTCCATCAGCGGCTTGCTAACCTTGTCGAAGCACTCATCGACCGTCGCGTAGGGTCCAACCTCAATGACGCGGCGGTACACCTCGCCGATCCGCGGCGGGGTGTTGGTGACCCAGTCCGGCAGGGCCGCGGGCGCGGCGTCGGCTGCCGGCGCGGGCGCCGCGTCCGCCAGCGCGGGCTGCTTGACGCCAGCCTCCCCGTCCGCGGCGGGGTCGTCGCTGCTTGTTTCGGCGGTGGGCGCCTCGTCGGCGACGTTGTCCGCCGAGCTGCCCGCGTCGGCCGCGTGCTGCTCCCTGGCGTGGACCAGCGCCTGGTGCAGCTTGTCGCCGACGACATCGGCCTGGAAGCCTCCGCTCATACTGATCTCGCCGGAACCATAGTTGATCTTCAGGTTCTTGCCATCGGATAGCCAGATCTTCTTGATCTCGCTGATCGCGTTGTCGATGTCGATCTGTTCGTTGTAGGTCAGCTCGCGGCCGTTGACGACAACGGTGTACGACTGCGGCGGCGCCGAAGCCCCCTCCTCCTCAAGCCGGATCCGCGGCCTGGTGATCTCGTCCCACGCCTCGCCGGCGGTCAGTGGGGGAGCTGCCTCGTTGCTGACGACCGCCGCGGGTCGCGACGTGCTGGGCGTGCTGAGGGACAGATAGTTCATCACGACGATCAGCACCATCAGCCCCAGCCCGGCAAGCCCCAGCCACCCGGTCGCCGTAAGGCCGCGGTCGCGGTTGAGCAGCTTCATTACGGCAAACAAGATCAAAGCCACGACGGCGACACCGGCCCACGACATCCGGATACTAACCTGATCCGGGACCCGGATGCTTACCTGAGCCGGGTTGGGCGCCATGGTGTGGCCCTCTTCGTGCCAGTGGACGTCGTGGTTCTGGCCGCGCATCTCGGCAGATACCGCGTGCGTCTGGCTGACGGCTTGCGCGTGGCGGGCCGCTGCGTCGTTTTGCATCGCAAGCCGCCACGCGACTACCCCGCCTCCTACAAACAGGATAACCGCCAACAAGACCGCTCCGATCGGACGGGTCTGCTTGTTGAAAAACAGCCCCGCCAACAGGCTCACGCCGAAGAAGACCAGGCCCGCAAGCACTAGGAGGGCTAACAAACTGACACCAGCAACCGCCATGGGATTCGCCACCAAGGGGAACTCGTTTGGACCGACTCGCATCGCAGGCGACCACTCGCCGACGGCGGGTTATTCGCCGCGGGCGAGCCGATCTTGGGGCGGCTAAACCGCGGTTTGCGCCCGCGCCATCTCCGCCCGCTTGCTGGGCGGCAGCCACGGGCTCGCCAGCATGGTCGACGCGGCGATCACGCCCGCCACCAGCATGCCGGCCGGCTGTGGGTACCACCAGACGAAGTGCAGCAGCCACGCAGCGGTCACCAGGCCGGCAACCGCCCCCAGGCTGAGCCGCTTGCGGCGCGTCGACTCGGCCAACCGCCACCAGCGTGGGATCGCCATCAGCAGGGCGAAGTACGCCATCGACACCGCCGCACCGGGGGCGACCAGCCCGCGGTCCCAGCCTGATCGGAGTTCGCGGTGGCCCGCGAACGCGCCGTCCATCAGGTTCTTGTTCGGGGCGGGGCCGAAGTCGTGCACCGCCGGCAGCTCCAGCGACATGCCGTCGCCGAGCCCGAAGGCCACGAGGCCCACCAGCGCGCCCAGGCCGAGCAGGATCGCCCGCATCGGCGCCTGGTCCTCGGCGCGGGCCTCGGTCAGGGAGTTGGTCAACAACACGCTCCAGCAGCCGAGCGTCGTGACAATGGACATCCACAGGTGCAGCGCCTGCCAGTCGCTTTGGTCCTGCCCGCTGAGCATCCAGGTCACAGCGCCGGCCGAGGCCAACAGGCACAGCGCGCCCGAGGCCAGCATCGCGCCGATCAATTGGGTGACGCGGCCGCGGGTCGGCTGCCGCCGGATCTGCTCGTGGGCAATCTCTTTCCAGGGCCGCGGGCGGGGTCGGTGCACGACCATCTTGGCCCCGGCCTGCTGCTGGCCCGGGGAAAAACCCTGCGGCGCGGCCGCCGCGCGGCGCGCCTGATGGGCCCGCACGCCCGGCTTGAGCATGATCGTCCACACGACGTAGTACACCGCGTAGAAGACCGCTAGCATGATGGTCAGCGGCGCCCAGATGGTGAGCGTGCTGATCAGCGTCATGATGCCAACCACGATCAGCAGCCCCTGCACCAGCGGGGGCATGTTGGCGTCGTGCCAGCCGGCCTTGGCCTTGGTAAAGACGTCGCGGAAGGCGGCGTACATCGGCTCCTCGACCGCCGGTCGGCGCGGGCCGCCGGTGCCGCCCGGCGTGGGGTCGTCGTCGTAGCCGGCGTACCGCTCGGCGCGCGGCCGCGGATCGGGGTCACGCGGGC includes the following:
- a CDS encoding serine/threonine-protein kinase; the encoded protein is MSDPGQAALSGSSGGRGGEGPGGADPLGADPQGDGPPARPPEKFLYPSGSKPLDGFTIKRGVGRGGFGEVYFAASDAGKEVALKLIRRNLDVELRGVRHCLNLKHQNLVDLYDIRTDDLDDQWVVMEYVSGQSLEDAIEAHPNGMPAAEVGWWLRGIAAGVGYLHDHGIVHRDLKPGNIFLDTASASMGEPGVVKIGDYGLSKFISCSRRSGQTESVGTVHYMAPEIANGRYGREIDAYALGVMLYEMLTGHVPFEGESVGEVLMKHLTAEPNLEAIDEPYREIVRRALAKDPDVRLSSVHELVAMLPSSAPHGAQHTSSAQAAGPAPNRDAHQARRPRDPDPRPRAERYAGYDDDPTPGGTGGPRRPAVEEPMYAAFRDVFTKAKAGWHDANMPPLVQGLLIVVGIMTLISTLTIWAPLTIMLAVFYAVYYVVWTIMLKPGVRAHQARRAAAAPQGFSPGQQQAGAKMVVHRPRPRPWKEIAHEQIRRQPTRGRVTQLIGAMLASGALCLLASAGAVTWMLSGQDQSDWQALHLWMSIVTTLGCWSVLLTNSLTEARAEDQAPMRAILLGLGALVGLVAFGLGDGMSLELPAVHDFGPAPNKNLMDGAFAGHRELRSGWDRGLVAPGAAVSMAYFALLMAIPRWWRLAESTRRKRLSLGAVAGLVTAAWLLHFVWWYPQPAGMLVAGVIAASTMLASPWLPPSKRAEMARAQTAV
- a CDS encoding RNA polymerase sigma factor, encoding MPEATNPDALLIEQIRLGKPDAWNRLIGEYEGRLLAFVESRLRRRAASEDVVQETFIGFLTSLPNYDARRPLEGYLFSIAAHKLTDYLRREGRRPALPLSSTDGSDGEAWDLPGGARGASSIARSGERKGLEEQALAEALEDQFERWCEKDDYQKIMVMELLFTRGWGNKQVAEELTLSEQQVANFKYDFLARIRSQVRKQQLSEDIFPELYEE